One stretch of Balneola sp. MJW-20 DNA includes these proteins:
- a CDS encoding thymidine phosphorylase, giving the protein MSKKYNIVSIIRKKRDGESLSSSEIDYLIKGYTSGELPDYQMSAFTMAAYLNGLNKEESAQLTRSMLHSGIIVDLSMIPGKKVDKHSTGGVGDKLSLILAPIVASAGVPVPMISGRGLGHTGGTLDKLESIPGFQVDVDLERYKEIIDKHRLVLVGQTKEIAPADKKLYALRDVTATVESIPLIAGSIMSKKLAEGIDALVLDVKYGSGAFMKKQEDAMELGKTLVDIGLEFGKETVAYITNMNQPLGYSVGNWLEVEECIHALHGEGPEDILELSHLLSGTMIYLGGRAESVNEGISISKMQVQNGEAFQKWLDIVDEQGGDISVIRDPDSYVKAKFEFELKSPEDGYINEIDSFQIGMASLELGAGRKKKEDAVDPVAGIRLGKKLGDKVKKGETILTGYTNKPSVMETAVEILTKAVVITETKPKEEDLVSHVIDKDGIRAFEL; this is encoded by the coding sequence ATGAGTAAAAAGTATAACATAGTATCCATAATTCGAAAGAAACGCGACGGGGAATCCTTGAGTAGCTCTGAGATTGATTACCTGATAAAGGGATATACGTCTGGAGAGCTGCCTGATTATCAGATGAGCGCATTCACTATGGCGGCCTATCTGAACGGCCTCAACAAAGAAGAGTCGGCTCAACTTACACGCTCCATGCTGCACTCGGGGATCATTGTTGACCTATCAATGATACCAGGAAAGAAAGTAGACAAACATTCTACCGGGGGAGTGGGAGATAAACTCTCATTAATTCTTGCTCCTATTGTTGCCAGTGCCGGTGTACCCGTGCCTATGATATCAGGTAGAGGTTTAGGCCACACCGGAGGTACTCTTGATAAACTGGAATCTATACCGGGTTTTCAGGTAGATGTTGATCTGGAAAGGTATAAGGAGATCATTGATAAACATAGACTGGTACTGGTCGGGCAGACCAAAGAGATCGCACCTGCAGATAAAAAACTTTATGCGCTCCGAGATGTGACCGCTACCGTAGAATCCATACCGCTGATCGCAGGAAGTATTATGAGCAAGAAGCTTGCGGAGGGGATCGATGCGCTGGTTCTGGATGTCAAATATGGATCCGGTGCCTTTATGAAAAAACAGGAAGACGCCATGGAACTCGGAAAGACGCTGGTGGATATAGGGCTTGAGTTTGGCAAAGAGACCGTCGCTTATATCACTAATATGAATCAGCCGCTGGGATATAGTGTGGGTAACTGGCTGGAAGTGGAAGAGTGCATTCATGCATTACATGGAGAGGGACCGGAAGATATTCTCGAATTGTCCCATCTGTTATCCGGAACCATGATCTATCTTGGAGGTCGTGCTGAATCAGTAAATGAAGGCATATCGATCAGCAAGATGCAGGTACAGAACGGAGAAGCTTTTCAGAAATGGCTGGACATAGTGGATGAACAGGGTGGGGATATATCGGTGATCCGGGATCCTGACTCTTATGTGAAAGCGAAATTTGAATTTGAATTAAAATCTCCTGAAGATGGATATATAAATGAGATCGATTCCTTTCAGATCGGTATGGCTTCCCTTGAACTGGGAGCAGGCAGAAAAAAGAAAGAAGATGCGGTTGATCCTGTAGCCGGGATCAGGCTTGGCAAGAAACTGGGGGATAAAGTAAAGAAAGGTGAAACAATTTTAACAGGATATACGAACAAGCCCTCAGTTATGGAAACAGCAGTCGAAATATTGACAAAAGCGGTTGTCATAACAGAAACAAAACCAAAAGAAGAAGATCTGGTTAGTCACGTAATAGATAAAGACGGTATTAGGGCATTTGAGCTTTAA
- a CDS encoding hemolysin family protein gives MTELLLIVVTIVLSGFFSGSEIAFVSANRLKLEVASRKSNAISNALEFFTRNPETFLTTTLVGNNIVNVLYATFMALFLVQPIREISDQWFGVIPSDLQVLTIQTIIASVIIMLFGEILPKAIFRAQADIMVKIIALPLRMCYYLLRPLIAIANSSSNVLIRFLVPDSEKAENYFRRQDVELIFKELRDSGGGEDLDEDDSEILHNVLELSNKRVRESMIPRIDIEAIEKDTPIEDVLDLFIRSGHSKLPVYKDTIDDVIGVVFAHDFFNKPKTLYEIIRPVKLVPSSKKSKDLLTEFRQSNMSVAIVLDEYGGTAGMVTIEDLLEEVVGDIQDEYDVEDEFMKKLSNNTFVISGSIEIEDLVEKFEEIEIPLEPSEYDTVAGFIINHLGRIPKVNEEILLEGMKFIISKATPSRIETVKLILIE, from the coding sequence ATGACGGAACTGCTCCTGATCGTTGTGACCATTGTATTAAGCGGTTTCTTTTCGGGTTCTGAGATCGCTTTTGTTTCTGCGAACCGGCTGAAGCTGGAAGTAGCATCGCGGAAATCCAATGCTATATCCAATGCACTGGAGTTCTTCACCCGTAATCCGGAAACCTTCCTTACCACCACACTGGTGGGAAATAATATTGTGAATGTACTTTACGCGACGTTCATGGCGCTTTTTCTGGTTCAGCCTATCCGGGAAATTTCTGATCAGTGGTTCGGCGTTATCCCCAGCGATCTGCAGGTTCTTACCATTCAAACCATCATCGCCTCGGTGATCATTATGCTCTTCGGTGAGATCTTACCGAAAGCGATCTTCAGAGCACAGGCTGATATCATGGTTAAGATCATAGCCTTACCGCTCAGGATGTGTTATTACCTCCTGAGACCTCTTATCGCCATTGCTAACAGTTCGTCTAACGTACTGATCCGTTTTCTGGTACCGGACTCTGAAAAGGCAGAAAACTATTTCCGGCGCCAGGATGTGGAACTGATCTTCAAAGAACTCAGAGATTCAGGTGGAGGAGAAGACCTGGATGAAGATGACTCTGAGATACTGCATAATGTACTGGAGCTTTCCAATAAAAGGGTAAGGGAATCGATGATCCCAAGGATCGATATTGAGGCGATCGAAAAAGATACTCCGATAGAGGATGTACTGGATCTTTTCATACGATCGGGGCATTCCAAGCTTCCGGTTTACAAAGATACTATTGATGACGTAATCGGGGTGGTTTTTGCACACGATTTCTTCAACAAACCGAAAACACTCTATGAGATCATCCGACCGGTAAAGCTGGTTCCTTCCTCAAAGAAATCAAAAGATCTCCTGACCGAATTTCGACAGTCTAACATGTCGGTGGCTATTGTATTAGATGAATATGGAGGAACAGCCGGGATGGTTACCATTGAGGACCTGCTCGAAGAAGTGGTAGGTGACATTCAGGATGAATACGATGTGGAAGATGAGTTCATGAAGAAACTCTCAAACAATACTTTTGTGATAAGCGGGAGTATTGAGATCGAAGATCTGGTAGAGAAATTTGAAGAAATTGAGATCCCGCTGGAACCTTCTGAGTATGATACCGTAGCGGGATTCATAATTAACCATTTAGGGCGCATTCCAAAAGTAAATGAGGAGATCCTGCTGGAGGGTATGAAATTTATCATCTCCAAGGCTACTCCAAGTCGCATCGAAACGGTTAAACTAATATTGATAGAATAG
- a CDS encoding enoyl-CoA hydratase/isomerase family protein — protein MDVTYETLLLEVNEAGICRLTINRPDKMNALNSQVLDELDQAIDQIEVDADIKGLIITGTGEKAFVAGADIKELSSLDEETGKDVSRKGQDIFQRIEDLDIPVIAAVNGYALGGGCELALSCQIRIADQNAVMGLPEVSLGLIPGYGGTQRLTETVGKAKALELIMTGRFVKADEAEKIGLVNSVSEGSALEDAEKMMAAIQKQGPLAVRNAILAVNQAGKESGYKSEAKLFGELCATDDFKEGTGAFLEKRKPDFSGK, from the coding sequence ATGGATGTTACCTACGAGACCCTCTTGCTTGAGGTGAACGAAGCAGGTATTTGCCGGCTGACCATCAATCGGCCTGACAAGATGAATGCACTGAATAGTCAGGTCCTCGATGAACTGGATCAGGCTATTGATCAGATCGAAGTTGACGCGGATATAAAAGGACTGATCATTACCGGTACCGGAGAAAAAGCATTCGTGGCCGGGGCAGATATCAAGGAACTCAGTTCACTGGATGAAGAAACCGGAAAAGACGTATCCCGCAAAGGTCAGGATATTTTTCAGCGGATCGAAGATCTGGACATTCCGGTGATCGCTGCAGTCAATGGTTATGCTCTCGGCGGAGGATGTGAACTCGCACTCTCATGTCAGATCCGGATCGCTGATCAGAATGCTGTAATGGGGCTCCCGGAAGTTAGTCTGGGTCTTATCCCCGGATATGGGGGAACGCAGCGTCTGACAGAGACCGTGGGTAAAGCGAAAGCGCTTGAGCTTATAATGACCGGCAGATTCGTTAAGGCCGATGAAGCTGAGAAGATCGGACTGGTTAATTCAGTTTCTGAAGGATCAGCTCTTGAGGATGCCGAAAAGATGATGGCTGCTATTCAAAAACAAGGCCCACTGGCAGTTCGGAATGCAATTCTGGCGGTGAATCAGGCGGGTAAAGAGTCGGGGTACAAATCAGAAGCAAAACTTTTTGGAGAATTGTGCGCTACTGATGATTTTAAGGAAGGAACTGGTGCTTTTCTTGAGAAAAGAAAGCCTGATTTTTCCGGTAAATAA
- a CDS encoding TspO/MBR family protein, with translation MKLKRSLPIILFVLLCLILGYISGDVTADAIPGWYQGLKKPHFNPPDWVFAPVWTLLYIMMGWAAGRIYNSGFEKQEVKYALSAFMIQLFLNVLWSQLFFGMKDPFLALIDIFLLLAAISWTMIRFKNIDKTSAYLLYPYLAWVCFATILNASIVWLN, from the coding sequence ATGAAATTAAAACGCTCTTTACCGATCATTCTCTTTGTCCTGCTCTGCCTGATACTGGGCTATATTTCAGGTGATGTTACTGCTGATGCTATACCTGGCTGGTATCAGGGGCTGAAAAAACCTCATTTTAATCCTCCTGACTGGGTATTCGCACCGGTCTGGACCCTCTTATACATCATGATGGGCTGGGCTGCCGGCAGGATCTATAATTCAGGTTTTGAGAAACAGGAAGTCAAGTATGCTCTCAGTGCATTTATGATACAGCTGTTCCTGAATGTACTGTGGTCTCAGTTATTCTTTGGTATGAAAGACCCTTTTCTGGCGTTGATCGATATCTTTTTACTCCTGGCTGCGATCAGCTGGACCATGATCCGGTTTAAGAATATCGACAAGACCTCTGCCTACCTGTTGTATCCCTATCTGGCCTGGGTATGTTTTGCAACCATTCTGAATGCCTCCATTGTCTGGCTGAACTAA
- a CDS encoding OmpH family outer membrane protein gives MKLRSLLFLILVAFSTTAFAQSKFAYTNVEYVLAQMPESQNVQQQLQTYEQTLSRNLQNQYQTFEQSLAQYQQSASMMTDSARTARETQLQQMQADLQNAQVNAEQQLAQRQSELLAPLYERIQNAINQVAEEEGYTHVFRAQALLFAPETEEISLKVLAKLGITVEEAPATDLGVGEGDN, from the coding sequence ATGAAATTACGATCACTACTGTTTTTAATCTTAGTTGCTTTTTCAACTACTGCATTTGCGCAGTCTAAATTTGCTTATACCAACGTAGAATATGTGCTGGCACAGATGCCGGAATCACAGAATGTTCAGCAGCAGCTACAGACTTACGAACAAACCCTTTCCCGAAACCTTCAGAATCAGTATCAGACCTTCGAACAAAGTCTGGCCCAGTATCAGCAGTCTGCAAGTATGATGACCGACTCTGCAAGAACTGCAAGAGAGACGCAGTTACAACAGATGCAGGCTGATCTTCAGAATGCTCAAGTAAACGCAGAGCAGCAATTGGCTCAGCGTCAGAGTGAACTACTCGCGCCCCTATACGAAAGGATCCAGAATGCGATCAATCAGGTGGCAGAAGAAGAAGGATATACGCATGTCTTTCGCGCTCAGGCTCTGCTTTTCGCCCCGGAAACTGAGGAAATCAGCCTGAAAGTGCTGGCCAAGCTTGGAATTACCGTTGAAGAGGCTCCGGCTACCGACCTTGGTGTGGGTGAAGGGGATAATTAA
- the azu gene encoding azurin encodes MRSSTFLRPLLILVLGLFAFNAYAQDVVEVVIEGNDQMRFNLNEIKVKEGQTVKLTLKHVGKLPEAAMGHNWVLLTPGTELPAFAQEAMKAKDNEYVPAGSNAVIVATELIGGGEETTIEFTAPAKGTYDFICSFPGHYALMKGKFIVE; translated from the coding sequence ATGAGATCAAGTACATTTTTACGTCCGCTATTAATTTTAGTATTAGGCCTGTTTGCATTCAACGCGTATGCACAGGATGTTGTAGAGGTTGTTATCGAAGGTAACGACCAGATGAGATTTAACCTTAATGAGATAAAAGTAAAAGAAGGGCAGACCGTAAAGCTGACCCTGAAGCATGTTGGTAAACTTCCTGAAGCAGCAATGGGACATAACTGGGTTCTTTTAACACCTGGAACCGAACTCCCGGCATTTGCACAGGAAGCAATGAAAGCTAAAGATAATGAGTATGTACCTGCAGGCAGCAACGCTGTGATCGTAGCTACTGAACTTATCGGAGGCGGAGAGGAAACAACGATCGAGTTTACAGCACCAGCAAAAGGTACTTATGACTTCATCTGCAGCTTCCCCGGCCACTATGCTCTCATGAAAGGTAAATTCATTGTTGAATAG
- a CDS encoding ATP-binding protein gives MFDHYPAWSQEFARKYLSRTINQFILHGNVHDMVPLKTDEGTQFHRLKTFLSDEFFGARDFVIFYDRASGIYFRDKESQADFNQAIAGRDSLVGTEYAQKMPKDPVRVMSLLEKYFRLRLDQKKSIALIIDFAETIIPMSDAGSIGNEDRTSMVYLSRWAHDPMFLASDFTTVLISENLSDLNKTIVQNPYATEIKISIPGLDDRLDFIKYETKDEDLKKLSKVSPEVLAQQTAGLNYVNIRSVLSNARENKEVITFEGLAENKKELIEAEAYGLLEFVETDYSLDNVAGHKHVKEHLRHSVVALKNGRQDVMPMGYLVCGPVGTGKTFLVTCFANDIGVPMVKLKNFRSQWQGVTEGNLEKILTLLKAMAPVAVMIDEADAYLGDRNASGDSGVSSRVFSQIATFMSDTANRGRIIWFLMTARPDLMPIDLKRQGRAEEHLALFPPHTKEERIELYEAMAKKTGLKMTEKYIPAMIEQGMKTFSGADMEAALTRAKFRAAAQGRKTVTPEILDEALADFIPPTYPEEVELQTLNAVIECTSKELLPERYREMDRNEILGTIEELKFRVG, from the coding sequence ATGTTTGATCATTATCCAGCCTGGTCGCAGGAATTTGCCAGAAAATATCTGAGCAGAACGATAAATCAGTTTATCCTTCATGGAAACGTGCACGATATGGTGCCGCTAAAAACCGACGAAGGAACTCAGTTTCACCGGCTGAAGACCTTTTTGTCGGATGAGTTCTTCGGAGCGCGTGATTTTGTGATATTTTATGACCGGGCTTCCGGTATCTATTTCCGGGATAAAGAATCTCAGGCAGATTTCAATCAGGCCATAGCCGGCCGAGACAGCCTTGTGGGGACCGAGTATGCCCAGAAGATGCCTAAGGATCCTGTACGTGTTATGTCGCTGCTGGAGAAGTATTTCAGGCTCCGTCTGGATCAGAAGAAAAGCATTGCACTAATTATCGATTTCGCAGAGACCATCATACCTATGAGTGATGCAGGATCGATCGGGAATGAGGATCGTACCTCCATGGTCTATTTATCTCGCTGGGCTCATGATCCGATGTTCCTTGCCTCTGATTTTACCACCGTGCTCATTTCTGAGAATCTGTCAGACCTTAACAAGACCATCGTTCAGAATCCTTATGCTACCGAGATCAAGATCTCTATTCCCGGACTGGATGATAGACTGGACTTCATCAAATATGAGACAAAAGATGAGGATCTGAAGAAATTATCTAAAGTGAGTCCGGAGGTGCTGGCTCAGCAAACGGCGGGTCTTAATTATGTCAATATCCGAAGTGTGTTATCTAATGCACGTGAAAACAAAGAAGTGATCACCTTTGAAGGGCTTGCAGAGAACAAGAAAGAGCTTATCGAGGCCGAAGCATATGGGCTTCTGGAATTTGTTGAGACTGACTATTCACTGGATAATGTTGCGGGCCACAAACACGTGAAAGAACATCTCCGGCATTCGGTAGTGGCTCTCAAGAACGGCCGGCAGGATGTAATGCCGATGGGTTATCTGGTGTGCGGCCCGGTAGGGACCGGTAAAACTTTCCTGGTTACCTGTTTTGCCAATGATATCGGTGTTCCGATGGTCAAGCTGAAGAATTTTCGCAGCCAGTGGCAGGGAGTAACCGAAGGAAATCTGGAAAAGATCCTGACTCTCCTGAAAGCCATGGCACCTGTTGCAGTGATGATCGATGAAGCGGATGCCTACCTGGGTGACCGAAATGCCAGCGGTGACAGCGGGGTATCCAGCAGGGTATTTTCACAGATCGCAACATTCATGAGTGATACCGCAAACCGTGGAAGGATCATCTGGTTCTTAATGACGGCCCGTCCGGACCTGATGCCTATTGACCTCAAAAGACAGGGTAGAGCTGAAGAGCACCTGGCATTGTTTCCTCCTCATACCAAAGAAGAAAGGATAGAGCTGTATGAGGCTATGGCTAAAAAGACCGGTCTTAAAATGACGGAAAAATATATTCCTGCGATGATCGAACAGGGAATGAAGACTTTTTCGGGTGCCGATATGGAAGCTGCACTGACCCGTGCTAAATTCCGTGCAGCTGCACAAGGTCGTAAAACGGTTACTCCGGAGATCCTTGATGAGGCACTGGCAGACTTTATTCCGCCAACTTATCCGGAAGAAGTAGAACTTCAGACGCTAAACGCGGTGATCGAATGTACATCTAAAGAACTCTTACCGGAAAGATATCGTGAGATGGATCGTAATGAGATCCTGGGCACAATTGAGGAGCTGAAGTTCAGGGTAGGGTGA
- a CDS encoding DUF427 domain-containing protein, with translation MAKIPEWLQQARNDWEYRGQKRPPFAKEPEPGQESVWDYPRPPAIAKDNRLVEVKFGDQIIARSSNTIRILETASPPAFYIPPADLNSGLLRRSSGSSLCEWKGKAVYWNIITEETVIDKAGWSYPDPFEEFESLTGYLSFYPSRVECFVDGEKVRPQPGGFYGGWITDEIVGPVKGEGPHTML, from the coding sequence ATGGCAAAGATACCTGAATGGTTACAGCAGGCACGCAATGACTGGGAATACCGGGGACAAAAAAGACCTCCCTTCGCAAAGGAACCTGAACCCGGACAGGAATCGGTATGGGATTACCCACGACCACCGGCTATCGCAAAAGACAACCGGCTCGTAGAAGTTAAATTTGGAGATCAGATTATTGCCCGTAGCAGCAATACGATTCGTATACTCGAGACCGCGAGTCCACCCGCATTCTATATTCCTCCTGCAGACCTTAATTCCGGTTTACTTCGCAGAAGCAGCGGTTCATCTCTGTGTGAATGGAAGGGAAAAGCAGTGTACTGGAATATCATCACCGAAGAAACCGTGATCGATAAAGCAGGCTGGTCCTACCCGGATCCCTTCGAAGAATTTGAATCCTTAACCGGTTATCTCAGCTTCTACCCTTCCCGTGTGGAATGCTTCGTGGATGGTGAAAAAGTACGTCCCCAACCGGGAGGATTCTATGGCGGGTGGATCACCGATGAGATCGTAGGGCCGGTAAAAGGAGAAGGTCCACATACGATGTTATAA
- a CDS encoding PspA/IM30 family protein, with amino-acid sequence MFKRFIRAIKSLFGGLISSMEDPKLILEQNIRDLNDQIPQMNENIATVKANLMLLQKEANRNARAIEDLTAKIKSAIQANRDDIAEGYALQLEKAKENYNSTKEQLVFAEKAYEKALKVKKVFMREKDRKIQEAKEALRASERAEWQSKIADTLEQFEVGGIDQTHDEMISRINEEAAKNEARMEIALDSIDTETMEIEANAEKIRAKSLVEQFKMEMNEGTKGGSISMDEEEEAGAEKESGKTVGNKEKSGS; translated from the coding sequence ATGTTTAAAAGATTTATCCGCGCAATCAAATCCTTATTCGGTGGCCTTATCAGTTCCATGGAAGATCCAAAGCTGATACTGGAACAAAATATTCGGGATCTTAATGATCAGATACCACAGATGAATGAGAATATCGCAACAGTAAAAGCAAACCTCATGCTTTTACAAAAAGAAGCGAATCGAAATGCAAGAGCGATCGAAGATCTGACCGCCAAGATCAAATCCGCCATTCAGGCCAATCGCGATGATATTGCAGAGGGTTATGCCCTTCAGCTGGAAAAAGCGAAAGAAAATTATAATTCGACCAAGGAGCAGCTGGTTTTTGCCGAAAAGGCATACGAGAAAGCTCTTAAAGTGAAAAAGGTGTTCATGCGTGAAAAAGACCGCAAGATCCAGGAGGCTAAAGAAGCCCTTCGTGCAAGCGAAAGAGCAGAATGGCAGTCTAAGATAGCGGATACACTTGAACAGTTTGAAGTGGGAGGAATCGATCAGACTCATGACGAAATGATCTCCAGGATCAATGAGGAAGCAGCTAAAAACGAAGCTCGAATGGAGATCGCTCTCGACTCTATTGATACCGAGACCATGGAAATTGAAGCTAATGCAGAGAAGATCCGGGCCAAATCATTGGTAGAACAGTTCAAAATGGAAATGAACGAAGGTACCAAAGGCGGATCCATCAGCATGGACGAAGAGGAAGAAGCCGGAGCAGAAAAAGAATCCGGTAAAACCGTTGGAAATAAAGAGAAAAGTGGTTCCTGA
- a CDS encoding DUF6122 family protein, translating to MFHIALHFIVPLVTARIFYSYKAGLAFIIMIATMLVDLDHLMADPVYDPARCSIGFHPLHTLPLITIYLLMYTLPFFIRSKHQEKTHFGPAMIIQLTGLGLLIHMALDWLDCLV from the coding sequence ATGTTTCATATAGCTCTCCACTTTATTGTTCCATTAGTAACTGCCCGGATTTTTTATTCATACAAAGCAGGTTTAGCCTTCATTATTATGATCGCAACTATGCTGGTGGACCTGGACCATCTTATGGCAGACCCTGTATATGATCCCGCCCGTTGCTCCATTGGGTTTCATCCACTGCACACACTGCCCCTAATTACGATTTATTTACTGATGTACACCCTTCCGTTTTTCATCAGAAGCAAGCACCAAGAGAAAACGCACTTCGGCCCTGCAATGATCATTCAACTCACCGGGCTCGGACTGCTCATTCATATGGCTCTGGACTGGCTCGACTGCCTGGTCTGA
- a CDS encoding cation diffusion facilitator family transporter: MHTSSAENIRVQKYIVTVAVILFVIKITAWYLTGSIAILTDGLESIVNVFSGFVGLYSLRLSARPKDNNHPYGHGKVEFISAGIEGTLIIIAGIFIISESIQSFIEPSALDSLDIGIAFVSFSAIINYVFGRWALNTGIKNKSLALQASGKHLITDTYTTLGIIAGLILIRLTGILWIDGAVAILFGSIILITGLRILRKAVAGIMDESDEELLVEMINYLQSNRKSNWIDLHNLRIIKYGSVLHIDCHLTVPWYLNVKEAHNEVEELESLVRSKYGKKVEFFVHTDYCLEFSCRICGVSDCEVRKHEQEEFIEWTVDNVAANQKHSLET, from the coding sequence ATGCATACTTCATCAGCTGAAAATATCAGAGTTCAGAAGTACATTGTTACTGTAGCTGTTATTCTTTTTGTGATCAAGATAACAGCGTGGTATCTGACCGGCTCCATTGCAATATTAACCGATGGTCTGGAAAGTATTGTGAATGTATTCAGCGGTTTTGTAGGCTTGTACAGTCTCAGGTTGTCTGCCCGGCCTAAAGATAACAACCATCCTTATGGTCATGGTAAGGTAGAATTCATTTCTGCCGGCATTGAAGGTACGCTCATAATTATTGCCGGTATTTTCATTATTTCCGAATCCATTCAAAGTTTCATAGAACCTTCTGCCCTTGATAGTCTGGATATAGGTATCGCTTTTGTGAGTTTTTCTGCGATCATCAATTATGTATTCGGCAGATGGGCACTGAACACCGGCATAAAAAACAAATCTCTGGCTTTACAGGCCAGCGGTAAACATCTGATCACCGATACTTACACGACTCTGGGGATAATCGCAGGACTTATTCTGATCCGATTAACCGGAATTCTTTGGATTGACGGAGCAGTAGCTATTCTGTTTGGTTCGATCATACTGATCACAGGATTAAGGATTCTCAGAAAGGCAGTAGCCGGGATCATGGACGAGTCGGATGAAGAATTGCTGGTTGAAATGATCAATTACCTGCAATCGAACAGGAAATCAAACTGGATCGACCTGCACAATCTGAGGATCATTAAATATGGCAGTGTACTGCATATTGATTGCCATCTAACGGTGCCCTGGTATCTGAATGTGAAGGAAGCTCATAATGAAGTTGAGGAACTTGAGTCCCTGGTCCGAAGCAAATACGGTAAAAAGGTGGAGTTTTTTGTGCACACGGATTATTGCCTGGAATTTTCCTGCAGAATATGCGGGGTATCAGATTGTGAAGTTCGCAAGCATGAACAGGAAGAATTCATAGAATGGACCGTAGACAACGTTGCTGCTAACCAGAAGCATTCTCTGGAAACCTGA
- the xseA gene encoding exodeoxyribonuclease VII large subunit: MPKETPFLFDIPSVSELTHKIKDLLEQNFVDILVEGECSNVKQSRNGHIYFVLKDDTAQLPCVIWRSTAERLGLDLRDGQQIVAGGDIQVYPPHGKYQMIVSLVQQAGIGKLQQAFEKLKEKLKSEGLFEDDHKKPLPSFPQKIGVVTSSTSAAFQDIRSTLEKRWPVAEIHLYHASTQGMNAAPEIVKGIQYFSDSASVDVVIIGRGGGSLEDLWPFNEESVARAVYASRVPIISAVGHEVDFSISDFVADSRAATPTHAAVLAVPDINEIRFQIEDYSRKLEQQTLGAITLYKERVASLSRSHALRVVQQKMEQAKSRITSLTQNMEYRLSNRIRDHKEKLTGFRHILEMNDPNEALKKGYVRVLQDERWIRNMNDFERKSDFELQWEDGKISSKDL, from the coding sequence ATGCCTAAAGAAACTCCATTTCTATTTGATATTCCTTCAGTAAGTGAACTGACCCACAAGATTAAGGACCTGCTGGAACAGAATTTCGTAGACATACTGGTGGAGGGAGAGTGCAGTAATGTAAAGCAGAGCAGAAACGGGCATATTTACTTTGTATTAAAAGATGATACTGCACAGCTTCCTTGTGTGATCTGGCGAAGCACTGCCGAAAGACTGGGACTTGATCTCCGGGACGGGCAGCAGATCGTGGCCGGCGGAGACATCCAGGTTTATCCTCCTCACGGAAAGTATCAGATGATCGTAAGCCTGGTACAACAGGCAGGCATCGGAAAACTTCAGCAGGCATTTGAAAAACTAAAGGAAAAGCTTAAATCTGAAGGTCTTTTTGAGGATGATCACAAAAAACCTCTTCCTTCTTTCCCTCAAAAGATCGGAGTGGTGACTTCCTCTACCAGCGCCGCTTTTCAGGATATTCGTTCAACCCTTGAAAAAAGATGGCCGGTTGCTGAGATCCACCTGTACCATGCCAGCACTCAGGGTATGAACGCCGCACCTGAGATCGTCAAGGGAATCCAATACTTTTCGGATAGCGCATCGGTGGATGTGGTGATCATCGGTCGGGGCGGTGGGTCTCTGGAAGACCTTTGGCCCTTTAACGAAGAATCGGTTGCCAGAGCTGTCTATGCTTCGCGGGTTCCCATTATCAGTGCAGTTGGTCATGAAGTAGATTTCTCCATCTCTGATTTTGTAGCCGACTCAAGGGCGGCTACACCAACTCATGCAGCCGTCCTGGCAGTTCCTGATATCAATGAAATTCGCTTCCAGATTGAAGATTACTCCCGCAAGCTTGAACAACAAACGCTTGGAGCCATCACCCTATATAAAGAGCGGGTTGCTTCCCTTTCGAGGTCTCACGCACTCCGGGTGGTCCAGCAGAAAATGGAACAGGCAAAGAGCAGGATCACATCCTTGACTCAGAATATGGAATACCGCCTGTCTAACCGCATCCGGGATCATAAAGAGAAACTAACCGGATTCCGGCACATCCTTGAAATGAATGACCCTAATGAAGCACTTAAGAAAGGCTATGTCAGAGTATTGCAGGATGAGCGATGGATACGGAATATGAACGATTTCGAACGGAAATCCGATTTTGAACTGCAATGGGAAGACGGAAAGATCTCCTCGAAAGATCTTTAA